Proteins encoded in a region of the Procambarus clarkii isolate CNS0578487 chromosome 42, FALCON_Pclarkii_2.0, whole genome shotgun sequence genome:
- the LOC138373461 gene encoding uncharacterized protein, translating into MAQNQLRSQVLHLQRHPENLKLYHEIIQKQLDDKFIEVVTNDYPKEGHYLPHHPVLKSSATTPLRIVFNCSANSKQSSVSLYDYLQTGPSLTQRLYDVLLKFRIRTYAYTADISKAFLRVGLQEEDRKYTKFLWIKDPNDPNSELITYRFPSVLFGATSSPLLLQATLDMHLKKFNSPNKAEISNNLYVDNFQGTASSESKLMNIYHMANQELMGANMPL; encoded by the coding sequence atggcacaaaaccaattaagatcacaggtgttgcacttacaaagacatcctgagaacttgaaattgtaccatgaaataatacagaagcaacTCGAtgataaatttatcgaagttgttacaAATGATTACCCAAAGGAAGGGCACTACCTGCCACATCACCCTGTACTGAAAAGTTCAGCTACTACCCCAttacggatagtatttaattgcagtgctaattcAAAGCAGAGTAGTGTTTCCTTATATGACTaccttcaaactggccctagcctgacacaaaggctataCGATGTGCTGTTAAAGTTCCGCATCAGGACTTACGCATATACGGCCGACATCAGCAAGgctttccttagggtaggtctccaaGAAGAAGACCGCAAATACACAAAGTTCTtatggatcaaggatcctaacGATCCAAATAGTGAATTAATCACTTACAGGTTTCCGTCTGTTTTGTTTGGTGCCACGTCTTCCCCgcttctgcttcaagctaccttagaCATGCACTTGAAGAAGTTCAATAGCCCAAATAAAGCAGAAATTAGCAATAACTTGTATGTGGACAATTTCCAAGGAACAGCCAGCAGTGAAAGTAAATTGATGAACATATACCACATGGCCAATCAAGAATTAATGGGAGCAAATATGCCTCTATAG